The following coding sequences lie in one Bacillota bacterium genomic window:
- a CDS encoding AAA family ATPase, translating to MKQQNSQYTDPRHIVDLVEAGILTPTTALMRLSQLERNLVAPVLKEEPKEETLSEIMDELDQLIGLQQVKLLVREIKAFIEIQQRRQVEGLVCKNLVLHMIFKGNPGTGKTTVARILGKMFRQMNVLSKGHLVEVERADLVGEYIGHTAQRTREQVKKALGGILFIDEAYSLARGGEKDFGKEAIDTLVKAMEDHKSELILILAGYHEEMDRFLRTNPGLRSRFPLHIEFPDYSPTELMEIAKLMLKEREYELTDGAMARLWHYVQEINEQPISGNARAVRNLIERAIRRQAVRLVHQEHITRQDLILILPEDLDEAVAQ from the coding sequence ATGAAGCAACAAAACTCCCAGTATACTGACCCGCGGCACATTGTTGATCTGGTGGAAGCAGGTATCCTGACCCCCACCACGGCCCTGATGCGCTTGTCCCAGTTGGAACGAAACTTGGTGGCGCCGGTGCTGAAGGAGGAACCGAAGGAAGAGACCCTCAGCGAGATCATGGACGAGTTGGATCAGTTGATCGGATTGCAGCAAGTCAAGCTTCTGGTGAGGGAGATCAAGGCTTTCATTGAGATTCAGCAGCGGCGTCAGGTGGAAGGGTTGGTCTGCAAGAACCTTGTGTTGCATATGATCTTCAAGGGCAATCCTGGTACAGGGAAGACCACGGTGGCTAGGATCCTGGGGAAAATGTTTCGGCAGATGAATGTGCTGTCCAAGGGGCACCTGGTGGAGGTGGAACGGGCGGATCTGGTGGGGGAATATATTGGGCATACGGCCCAACGCACCAGGGAACAGGTGAAGAAGGCTTTGGGCGGCATTTTATTTATTGACGAAGCCTACTCGTTAGCCAGGGGAGGGGAGAAGGACTTCGGAAAGGAAGCCATCGACACCTTGGTAAAGGCCATGGAGGACCATAAATCGGAGTTGATCTTGATTCTTGCCGGTTATCACGAGGAGATGGACCGGTTTTTGCGCACAAACCCGGGTCTACGCTCGCGCTTCCCCTTGCATATTGAGTTTCCCGACTATTCACCGACGGAACTGATGGAGATCGCCAAGCTGATGTTGAAGGAACGGGAGTATGAATTGACCGATGGGGCCATGGCGCGCCTGTGGCATTATGTTCAGGAGATTAACGAGCAGCCTATCAGCGGCAACGCCCGGGCGGTTCGCAACTTGATTGAACGGGCTATCCGCAGGCAGGCGGTACGGTTGGTCCACCAAGAACACATTACTCGACAGGACCTAATACTGATTTTACCGGAGGATCTGGACGAGGCGGTGGCTCAATGA
- a CDS encoding AraC family transcriptional regulator, which yields MLRSPRLRSEEVFKVLRSGPMVISTNYIPDNNPSWRTYEHSNPNYQLVVVKGDGLRFRRGRTNLVLNENQFLLLLPNETHSRWGDAPPDTGFYFVQFRFPEGNEGPSFAINGEVLNIPLLGSYPDSTLLELSMRLREEAFARKKHYRLRMGSILVEILTLISRHGQPMHASPTTLTVRSPIQAEHVLKVKKYIEKNFCQSISAKNIEAELKLNYEYLCRVFRSATNMTIVDYINRLRIEKATALLLEVNHYQTIEEVARNLGFNNVSYFTRVFKKYMGLTPSSFVRNAYQTLPTSVGQQQNRDKVLSEPAGEESGC from the coding sequence TTGCTAAGAAGTCCACGGCTGCGCTCAGAAGAGGTGTTCAAAGTGTTGCGTTCAGGTCCGATGGTCATCTCAACAAACTACATTCCCGATAATAACCCCTCTTGGAGAACCTACGAGCACTCCAATCCCAACTATCAATTGGTCGTTGTCAAGGGAGATGGTCTCCGTTTCCGGCGCGGACGGACCAACCTGGTGCTCAATGAGAATCAGTTTCTGCTGCTGTTGCCGAACGAAACCCACAGTCGTTGGGGGGACGCTCCCCCTGATACCGGCTTTTATTTTGTACAGTTCCGATTTCCCGAAGGAAACGAAGGACCCAGTTTTGCCATCAACGGGGAGGTTCTGAATATTCCCCTCTTAGGCTCCTATCCCGACAGTACACTGCTGGAGCTTTCGATGAGGTTACGGGAAGAAGCCTTTGCCAGGAAAAAGCACTACCGTTTGCGCATGGGTAGCATTCTGGTTGAGATTCTCACGCTCATCTCCCGCCATGGGCAACCGATGCATGCTTCACCCACCACACTGACAGTCCGTTCCCCGATCCAAGCGGAACATGTGTTGAAGGTGAAGAAATATATCGAAAAGAACTTCTGTCAGAGTATCTCTGCGAAGAACATCGAGGCGGAGCTAAAGCTAAACTATGAATACCTCTGTCGGGTCTTCCGTTCGGCCACAAACATGACCATCGTAGATTACATTAACCGCCTACGCATCGAAAAGGCCACCGCCCTCCTTCTAGAGGTAAATCACTACCAGACAATCGAAGAGGTGGCTAGAAATCTCGGTTTCAACAATGTCTCCTATTTTACTCGGGTGTTTAAGAAGTACATGGGGCTAACACCAAGCAGCTTTGTAAGAAACGCTTACCAAACACTTCCGACTTCGGTAGGCCAGCAGCAGAATCGAGATAAAGTGCTTTCCGAACCAGCGGGAGAGGAATCGGGCTGTTAA
- a CDS encoding GTP-binding protein HSR1, which yields MSQCIILGKANVGKTLFAINFADYLGINELEIVATHPGGRTQLHLLRRDEAIERLTSTTEHETRCLQAFTIRLRKGKSEKQLLLMDSTGLIEGIHASPEVRAAMAQTISAIKDADIVLHMLDAAAVGLEGSERAIGEVDRQLCQYARLKRGYAILANKMDLPGAALGLERITSTFHGQTVIPISALKKQGFAEVKRHVATHV from the coding sequence ATGAGTCAATGCATCATTCTAGGCAAAGCCAATGTAGGAAAGACCCTCTTTGCCATCAATTTTGCAGACTATCTGGGGATTAACGAACTGGAGATTGTGGCCACCCACCCCGGGGGACGTACCCAGTTGCATCTATTGCGGAGGGACGAGGCCATTGAGCGGCTGACAAGCACCACAGAACACGAAACCCGGTGTCTGCAGGCCTTCACCATCCGTTTGCGCAAGGGCAAAAGCGAGAAGCAGCTGCTGTTGATGGATAGTACGGGCCTGATCGAGGGGATCCACGCCAGTCCCGAGGTGAGGGCGGCCATGGCTCAGACCATCAGTGCCATTAAGGACGCGGATATTGTGTTGCACATGCTGGATGCGGCAGCGGTGGGGCTGGAAGGATCGGAACGGGCTATCGGTGAAGTGGATCGGCAACTGTGTCAGTACGCACGGCTCAAACGCGGTTACGCTATTTTAGCGAATAAGATGGATCTACCGGGAGCCGCCTTGGGCTTGGAACGGATCACTTCTACCTTCCACGGACAGACGGTGATCCCCATCTCCGCCCTGAAAAAGCAAGGGTTTGCTGAGGTGAAACGCCATGTGGCCACCCATGTCTAG